A single window of Sphingobacterium sp. ML3W DNA harbors:
- a CDS encoding DUF808 domain-containing protein, with protein MASGIFAILDDIAALMDDVAVTSKIAASKTAGILGDDLAVNAEKATGFLSSREIPVLWAITKGSFINKIIIVPIALLLNVFFPVAIKFILIIGGIYLAYEGVEKIIEYLFHRQKTGHEVVVENEENNSELEKTKVKSAITTDFILSVEIVIIALGTVLNESLTIQILTVSVVAMFATIGVYGIVALIVRMDDAGYKLIKRSNDKGVVSKFGHLLVKSLPVVIKVLAVVGTVALILVSGGIFEHNIDYLHHFLPNIPSILKQIGYGIVAGLSAVLVMTAVKKAFASN; from the coding sequence ATGGCTTCAGGTATATTTGCAATATTGGATGATATTGCCGCTCTAATGGATGATGTGGCGGTTACGAGTAAAATTGCTGCAAGCAAGACTGCTGGAATTCTTGGCGATGATTTAGCTGTAAATGCGGAGAAAGCTACTGGTTTTCTTTCCTCACGTGAAATTCCGGTCTTGTGGGCAATCACGAAAGGTTCGTTTATCAATAAAATCATCATTGTACCAATTGCTTTGTTGTTGAATGTCTTTTTTCCTGTCGCCATTAAATTTATTTTAATCATAGGTGGAATCTATCTGGCGTATGAAGGGGTCGAAAAGATTATTGAGTATTTGTTCCATCGGCAGAAGACAGGTCATGAGGTGGTCGTTGAAAATGAAGAAAATAACAGCGAATTAGAGAAAACTAAAGTAAAATCAGCTATTACAACAGATTTCATATTATCTGTTGAGATTGTGATCATTGCATTGGGAACGGTATTAAATGAAAGCCTAACGATTCAAATTTTAACAGTATCTGTCGTTGCTATGTTCGCTACTATTGGTGTATATGGGATTGTTGCATTAATTGTTCGCATGGACGATGCGGGGTATAAGTTAATCAAGCGATCGAATGATAAAGGTGTCGTTTCTAAATTTGGGCATTTATTGGTTAAATCCTTACCTGTTGTCATCAAAGTTTTAGCAGTGGTAGGAACTGTTGCTCTGATTTTAGTGTCGGGTGGTATTTTTGAACATAATATTGATTATTTGCATCACTTTTTACCAAATATACCATCTATTTTGAAACAAATTGGTTATGGTATAGTGGCTGGATTATCTGCAGTTCTGGTCATGACAGCAGTTAAGAAGGCATTTGCTAGTAATTAA